GACGTCATGCGCCTATTGATGAGCTGTAATGTGAAAGACACAACATCACCAAAACGTTTGACCTGAATCCAAAACTGAGAAAATAGCATCCCAACAAAGCCCAGCGAAGAGTCATTCTGTGACCACAACCAGCCTGTACTCCGCAAAAAATGGGAAGgttataaaaagcaaaacagaaaagaagttaaagaatTCTCGTTTTATGGAAAACTGACTAGAGATGATAACAAAATGCTTGGGTGGTTCTTGTCTGGTTCCTGGCTCAAACACAGTGCTGCATAAAGGACATTTTTAAGGAAACTGGggaaatttacatataaattatgtatttgttgacattattacattAATAGTAACTTTATTGGCTGTGATAGTGGTACTGTGGTTATTTAGAGACTGTCTGGCTCACAGGAAACAGGTAGGAGTTACGCAGAGTGAAGTGCACTGATATCTACAACGTACCTTCAGGTGGTTCAGAGAAAACACCGAGTGACCCAGCTCGAGCAAATCTGGCAAAACGTTCAAACTGTGTAAGTGCAGGTGGGAGACATGGAAAGGTTCGTTGTATTACTTTTCTACTTTTCCACAGGTTTAAGATTTTTGAAAGTACAAGTTGGGAAaactaaaatcaaataaaattattctttaaattctttatttcctATGCCTATCTCAGCAATATTGAAATAATGGTTTCTCATACATGCACTCactcattttatagatttaaaatatgaaatggtGAATGAATGTTACAAATTACAATCAAAATTTACAGCAAGGTACTTTAAGAATAAGACAAAAGATTTAAGTATTACATTGAATTTCTAGCACAAatataacacaagaataaagGATATTGGTGATCTTAATAATCAGACTAGGCTTTCCCATCTTAATTTCTCTGTTCCCTCCcacttaaaatcttaaaaaagcatTCATTGTAAATTGGAAGTACAGAATTCTTAGAAAATAATTGGATGATGAGTTGCATGGTTCTCCTCATAGGTACAATCTACTCTTCAGCAACCTGTAAGCCATTGAAACAGTAACTCCATATCCAACAAAAAAAGCCAAAGCACGATTTGGCTGGGGAAGGGGTAACAAATACGCAATTGTGTGGTAGATCCGTGCTCCCACAAAGACTCTGAAGTGCAGGATGGCTGTTGAGAGGTCTGGACCACTTAAAGAATACAGAAGGCCAATGCCAAGAAATGgcacaatattctccaggtcATTCAGATGGGCCCTGTGGAAAAAGATGACTagtaaaatactaattttaaaatcagcaaaaatatattcacttttcccttccttctacaaataaatataagTGTTTATGGATCTTAAAAACTCAAAGaaagattcattttatttctctcaaattGCTTTGCTTCCTTACCTACCTAGTTTTTATTTAGAATGTCTcattatttgtgtttatttttatttttaacagagagGGCATTTTTCACTTGCAAGAATATTAAATCTGCATTTATACAGTAAAACCCACTTCATTTTTGTAGATAGGAAATACTTTTTCTTCCAGGGTTCAGACAATAGCAATTCAAGGTTCTTCTTATAAAAAGTCTTCCTCCCAAAGGAAGACAATCCTTTTGGTTATGATCTTTCTAAAGTCTCCTCCCTCACTTCTGTCAGTTTGTAAAACAGTTACTGAGACAATCCTTGCTCATTCACCCAAACCATGTGTTGCCAAGAATTAATTTACCAGTTTAATATCAAGAATCTCACACCCC
This DNA window, taken from Desmodus rotundus isolate HL8 chromosome 3, HLdesRot8A.1, whole genome shotgun sequence, encodes the following:
- the MGST1 gene encoding microsomal glutathione S-transferase 1, translating into MVDITQLKENKVFMAFASYATIVLSKMMFMSIATAFYRLTRKVFANPEDCASFGKGENAKKYLRVDDRVERVRRAHLNDLENIVPFLGIGLLYSLSGPDLSTAILHFRVFVGARIYHTIAYLLPLPQPNRALAFFVGYGVTVSMAYRLLKSRLYL